The Lonchura striata isolate bLonStr1 chromosome 12, bLonStr1.mat, whole genome shotgun sequence genome includes a region encoding these proteins:
- the PPP4R2 gene encoding serine/threonine-protein phosphatase 4 regulatory subunit 2: MDVERLQEALKDFEKRGKKEVCPILDQFLCHVAKTGETMVQWSQFKGYFIFKLEKVMDDFRTSAPEPRGPPNPNVEYIPFEEMKERILKIVTGFNGIPFTIQRLCELLTDPRRNYTGTDKFLRGVEKNVMVVSCVYPSSEKNNSSSLNRMNGVMFPGNSPGYSDRSNVNGPGTPRPVSRTKVSLSAPMTTNGLPDSTEHKEPSLQQTEEKKHSESPASESEGAQSSPVKNKHSEDDPAEAEGHEVKRLKFDKEGEARDVPNQTASSEVSSGMGEETEASSTSQDKEKDASCARQHCTEEEEEESFMSPRNVGPERKDQDKDSDSSSVAEESSEENNQMEECEQPRAEKDLHSADSDTSASATSGADCSDTEELGSYASETPESSSETPMENSDEATEAADEPMEQD; encoded by the exons GGTTCAGTGGTCTCAGTTTAAAggctattttattttcaaactggAGAAAGTCATGGATGATTTCAGAACCTCAGCTCCTGAACCAAGAGGGCCCCCCAATCCAAATGTGGAATATATTCCCTTCGAAGAGATGAAAGAAAGAATTCTGAAAATCGTCACTGGATTTAATGG CATCCCCTTCACTATCCAGCGACTCTGTGAGTTGCTGACAGATCCCAGGAGGAATTACACAGGAACAGACAAATTTCTAAGAGGTGTGGAAAAG AATGTCATGGTTGTCAGCTGTGTATATCCATCTTCAGA GAAAAATAATTCCAGTAGTTTAAATCGGATGAATGGTGTTATGTTCCCCGGGAATTCACCAGGGTACTCTGACAG atcgAATGTAAAtggccctgggacccccagacccgTGAGTCGGACGAAGGTTTCGTTGTCAGCTCCCATGACAACCAACGGTTTGCCAGACAGCACAGAGCATAAAGAGCCCAGCTTGCAGCAAACAGAGGAGAAGAAACACAG TGAATCACCAGCATCTGAATCAGAaggtgctcagagcagcccagTGAAAAATAAGCACTCTGAGGATGATCCTGCAGAAGCAGAAGGACATGAGGTAAAAAGACTTAAATTTGACAAGGAAGGGGAAGCCAGAGATGTACCAAACCAAACTGCCTCCAGTGAAGTCTCTTCAGGCATGGGGGAAGAGACAGAAGCATCCTCTACATCTCAGGATAAAGAAAAAGATGCTTCCTGTGCCAGACAGCACTGtacagaggaagaggaggaag AGTCCTTCATGTCTCCCAGAAACGTTGGTCCGGAGAGAAAAGATCAAGACAAAGACAGTGACTCCTCGAGTGTGGCTGAAGAGAGCTCTGAGGAGAACAATCAGATGGAGGAGTGTGAGCAGCCCCGGGCAGAGAAGGATTTGCACTCTGCTGACAGTGACACCAGTGCATCTGCCACCAGCGGAGCTGACTGCAGTGACACAGAGGAGCTGGGGTCCTATGCCAGTGAAACTCCAGAAAGCTCCTCAGAGACCCCGATGGAAAACAGTGATGAAGCCACAGAAGCTGCAGATGAACCTATGGAGCAAGACTAA